A region of Desulfurobacteriaceae bacterium DNA encodes the following proteins:
- a CDS encoding helix-turn-helix domain-containing protein: MKLQFDEEVIKLLKEYNLNTYEAKAYYALLLLGEASATRIAREAQIPQQRIYDALRSLEKKGFLQVKNTIPKRYIPFPIRKALNNRIRQLRLEFEIKEDNLKKLVDKLEEKVPGVETAASEGFQVFILEGKESIVNKAISMISSAKETVKIAGIKPLFTLGCKGNLDKYLKKGVKLYAIGEFDTPCKEEIRKLGGDYCETAACCQYLLLTDDKKLLVVYFDEKGIPNALYTENESIIKPYIFFFDKEWKECKSKKS, from the coding sequence ATGAAATTACAATTTGATGAGGAAGTTATAAAACTTTTAAAAGAATACAATCTAAACACCTATGAAGCGAAAGCTTACTACGCACTCTTACTGCTTGGTGAGGCAAGCGCTACGAGGATAGCAAGAGAAGCTCAAATTCCCCAACAAAGGATTTATGATGCCTTAAGATCATTAGAAAAAAAAGGGTTTCTCCAAGTTAAGAACACAATCCCCAAAAGGTACATTCCTTTTCCAATCAGAAAAGCTTTAAACAATAGAATAAGACAGTTAAGACTTGAATTTGAAATAAAGGAAGACAATCTCAAAAAGCTTGTAGATAAACTTGAAGAAAAAGTTCCAGGCGTAGAAACAGCTGCAAGCGAAGGGTTTCAGGTATTCATTTTGGAAGGCAAGGAGTCTATAGTAAATAAAGCAATCTCAATGATTAGTTCTGCAAAAGAAACTGTGAAGATAGCAGGAATTAAACCTTTGTTTACCTTAGGTTGTAAAGGTAATCTGGATAAGTACCTAAAGAAAGGTGTAAAACTTTATGCAATTGGAGAATTTGATACGCCCTGTAAGGAAGAAATAAGGAAGTTGGGAGGAGATTACTGCGAAACAGCCGCTTGTTGTCAATATTTACTTCTAACAGATGATAAAAAACTCTTAGTAGTGTACTTTGATGAAAAAGGCATTCCCAACGCTCTTTATACAGAAAATGAATCCATCATAAAACCCTACATCTTCTTCTTTGACAAAGAATGGAAAGAATGTAAATCTAAGAAGTCCTAA